In one window of Porites lutea chromosome 8, jaPorLute2.1, whole genome shotgun sequence DNA:
- the LOC140946005 gene encoding ras association domain-containing protein 2-like isoform X1, which translates to MDWTESPMISEKFGLVEAAKPNISSCIEGRMPSIYHENCGKPGPKSNAYIPPPEERVFKSRSAPNSPSLGERKYLFARASPRLTRALIQVSDKMTAAKNPKSGKVGRSKSFHGKAEQRNSLGKVWHPGCLRCEECGKRLNPGQHSEHRGIPYCNIPCYSLLFGPGGYGRGGTESYQYFADEKLTPAELDAVRNEIIPRLKEYNIFFEGRKALQLTSKEVGGRILLEGVLKVYWGLKAPVTLASHNLAYWRRRSQKEQNGLMRNTAGKNKDSVRSRTSSLEKILARRRISIYNSRNIPDAGDQRTILDFTVQSPEGRTTFIPPYGTSTNLRVTSRTRTREVVKMLMTKFQITNAPQNFNLYAVYDNGSIRQLQNDEFPLHCRLLLGPSEEAAKIFVMEADDTNNISHEVAQYIHFATPVLQAFLDKYCEEEEKEVERIKQIYTLYRQKLQERLAEISTAV; encoded by the exons ATGGATTGGACGGAAAGCCCTATGATAAGTGAGAAATTCGGTTTGGTTGAGGCCGCTAAGCCAAATATTTCAAGCTGTATAGAGGG AAGAATGCCTTCTATTTATCACGAGAATTGTGGAAAACCAGGACCAAAGAGTAATGCTTATATTCCGCCGCCCGAGGAAAGAGTTTTTAAGTCTCGCAGCGCTCCCAACTCTCCATCATTGGGTGAACGCAAATACCTGTTTGCTCGCGCTTCGCCACGGCTAACAAGAGCGCTCATCCAGGTTTCTGATAAAATGACAGCTGCAAAGAACCCAAAGTCCGGCAAAGTTGGAAGAAGCAAGTCCTTTCACGGCAAAG CTGAGCAAAGGAACTCGCTTGGTAAAGTTTGGCACCCCGGTTGTTTGCGATGTGAAGAATGTGGCAAAAGATTAAACCCAGGTCAACATTCTGAG CACAGAGGCATTCCCTATTGCAACATTCCATGCTATAGTTTGCTGTTTGGTCCAGGAGGTTATGGTAGAGGAGGAACAGAATCTTATCAGTACTTTGCTGATGAGAAACTTACTCCAGCAGAGCTAGATGCCGTGAG GAATGAAATCATTCCCAGGTTAAAGGAATATAACATATTTTTCGAGGGAAGAAAAGCTCTGCAGTTAACAAGTAAAGAG GTTGGAGGTAGAATTCTTCTTGAGGGAGTCCTTAAGGTTTATTGGGGACTTAAGGCACCTGTCACTCTTGCTAGTCATAACTTGGCATACTGGCGAAGACGTTCACAGAAGGAGCAGAATGGATTGATGAGAAATACGGCAGGAAAGAACAAGGATTCTGTT AGATCAAGAACTAGCAGTCTGGAGAAGATTCTTGCCAGGCGTCGTATTTCAATTTACAACAGCAGGAATATTCCAGATGCTGGTGACCAAAGAACTATTCTAGATTTCACTGTTCAG TCTCCAGAAGGAAGGACAACATTTATTCCACCTTATGGCACTTCCACTAACCTTAGAGTAACAAGCAGAACAAGAACAAGAGAGGTCGTAAAGATGCTCATGACAAAATTTCAG ATAACGAATGCACCTCAGAACTTTAATCTCTATGCTGTGTATGACAATGGCT caaTCAGGCAACTACAGAATGATGAATTTCCGTTGCACTGCCGACTCCTGCTCGGTCCAAGTGAG GAAGCAGCTAAGATATTTGTGATGGAGGCTGATGATACAAATAATATTTCTCATGAG GTTGCACAGTATATTCACTTTGCCACGCCTGTTTTACAAGCGTTTCTTGATAAATATTGTGAAGAAGAGGAAAAGGAAGTggaaagaataaaacaaat TTACACGCTGTATCGACAGAAGTTACAAGAGAGACTTGCTGAAATATCCACTGCTGTATAA
- the LOC140946005 gene encoding ras association domain-containing protein 2-like isoform X2, giving the protein MIELLRALKNFLYSSPVRMPSIYHENCGKPGPKSNAYIPPPEERVFKSRSAPNSPSLGERKYLFARASPRLTRALIQVSDKMTAAKNPKSGKVGRSKSFHGKAEQRNSLGKVWHPGCLRCEECGKRLNPGQHSEHRGIPYCNIPCYSLLFGPGGYGRGGTESYQYFADEKLTPAELDAVRNEIIPRLKEYNIFFEGRKALQLTSKEVGGRILLEGVLKVYWGLKAPVTLASHNLAYWRRRSQKEQNGLMRNTAGKNKDSVRSRTSSLEKILARRRISIYNSRNIPDAGDQRTILDFTVQSPEGRTTFIPPYGTSTNLRVTSRTRTREVVKMLMTKFQITNAPQNFNLYAVYDNGSIRQLQNDEFPLHCRLLLGPSEEAAKIFVMEADDTNNISHEVAQYIHFATPVLQAFLDKYCEEEEKEVERIKQIYTLYRQKLQERLAEISTAV; this is encoded by the exons ATGATTGAACTTCTTCGCGCTTTGAAGAATTTCCTTTATTCTTCGCCTGT AAGAATGCCTTCTATTTATCACGAGAATTGTGGAAAACCAGGACCAAAGAGTAATGCTTATATTCCGCCGCCCGAGGAAAGAGTTTTTAAGTCTCGCAGCGCTCCCAACTCTCCATCATTGGGTGAACGCAAATACCTGTTTGCTCGCGCTTCGCCACGGCTAACAAGAGCGCTCATCCAGGTTTCTGATAAAATGACAGCTGCAAAGAACCCAAAGTCCGGCAAAGTTGGAAGAAGCAAGTCCTTTCACGGCAAAG CTGAGCAAAGGAACTCGCTTGGTAAAGTTTGGCACCCCGGTTGTTTGCGATGTGAAGAATGTGGCAAAAGATTAAACCCAGGTCAACATTCTGAG CACAGAGGCATTCCCTATTGCAACATTCCATGCTATAGTTTGCTGTTTGGTCCAGGAGGTTATGGTAGAGGAGGAACAGAATCTTATCAGTACTTTGCTGATGAGAAACTTACTCCAGCAGAGCTAGATGCCGTGAG GAATGAAATCATTCCCAGGTTAAAGGAATATAACATATTTTTCGAGGGAAGAAAAGCTCTGCAGTTAACAAGTAAAGAG GTTGGAGGTAGAATTCTTCTTGAGGGAGTCCTTAAGGTTTATTGGGGACTTAAGGCACCTGTCACTCTTGCTAGTCATAACTTGGCATACTGGCGAAGACGTTCACAGAAGGAGCAGAATGGATTGATGAGAAATACGGCAGGAAAGAACAAGGATTCTGTT AGATCAAGAACTAGCAGTCTGGAGAAGATTCTTGCCAGGCGTCGTATTTCAATTTACAACAGCAGGAATATTCCAGATGCTGGTGACCAAAGAACTATTCTAGATTTCACTGTTCAG TCTCCAGAAGGAAGGACAACATTTATTCCACCTTATGGCACTTCCACTAACCTTAGAGTAACAAGCAGAACAAGAACAAGAGAGGTCGTAAAGATGCTCATGACAAAATTTCAG ATAACGAATGCACCTCAGAACTTTAATCTCTATGCTGTGTATGACAATGGCT caaTCAGGCAACTACAGAATGATGAATTTCCGTTGCACTGCCGACTCCTGCTCGGTCCAAGTGAG GAAGCAGCTAAGATATTTGTGATGGAGGCTGATGATACAAATAATATTTCTCATGAG GTTGCACAGTATATTCACTTTGCCACGCCTGTTTTACAAGCGTTTCTTGATAAATATTGTGAAGAAGAGGAAAAGGAAGTggaaagaataaaacaaat TTACACGCTGTATCGACAGAAGTTACAAGAGAGACTTGCTGAAATATCCACTGCTGTATAA
- the LOC140946005 gene encoding ras association domain-containing protein 2-like isoform X4, translated as MTECHKCRKLVYFAEQRNSLGKVWHPGCLRCEECGKRLNPGQHSEHRGIPYCNIPCYSLLFGPGGYGRGGTESYQYFADEKLTPAELDAVRNEIIPRLKEYNIFFEGRKALQLTSKEVGGRILLEGVLKVYWGLKAPVTLASHNLAYWRRRSQKEQNGLMRNTAGKNKDSVRSRTSSLEKILARRRISIYNSRNIPDAGDQRTILDFTVQSPEGRTTFIPPYGTSTNLRVTSRTRTREVVKMLMTKFQITNAPQNFNLYAVYDNGSIRQLQNDEFPLHCRLLLGPSEEAAKIFVMEADDTNNISHEVAQYIHFATPVLQAFLDKYCEEEEKEVERIKQIYTLYRQKLQERLAEISTAV; from the exons ATGACCGAATGTCACAAGTGTAGGAAACTAGTGTATTTTG CTGAGCAAAGGAACTCGCTTGGTAAAGTTTGGCACCCCGGTTGTTTGCGATGTGAAGAATGTGGCAAAAGATTAAACCCAGGTCAACATTCTGAG CACAGAGGCATTCCCTATTGCAACATTCCATGCTATAGTTTGCTGTTTGGTCCAGGAGGTTATGGTAGAGGAGGAACAGAATCTTATCAGTACTTTGCTGATGAGAAACTTACTCCAGCAGAGCTAGATGCCGTGAG GAATGAAATCATTCCCAGGTTAAAGGAATATAACATATTTTTCGAGGGAAGAAAAGCTCTGCAGTTAACAAGTAAAGAG GTTGGAGGTAGAATTCTTCTTGAGGGAGTCCTTAAGGTTTATTGGGGACTTAAGGCACCTGTCACTCTTGCTAGTCATAACTTGGCATACTGGCGAAGACGTTCACAGAAGGAGCAGAATGGATTGATGAGAAATACGGCAGGAAAGAACAAGGATTCTGTT AGATCAAGAACTAGCAGTCTGGAGAAGATTCTTGCCAGGCGTCGTATTTCAATTTACAACAGCAGGAATATTCCAGATGCTGGTGACCAAAGAACTATTCTAGATTTCACTGTTCAG TCTCCAGAAGGAAGGACAACATTTATTCCACCTTATGGCACTTCCACTAACCTTAGAGTAACAAGCAGAACAAGAACAAGAGAGGTCGTAAAGATGCTCATGACAAAATTTCAG ATAACGAATGCACCTCAGAACTTTAATCTCTATGCTGTGTATGACAATGGCT caaTCAGGCAACTACAGAATGATGAATTTCCGTTGCACTGCCGACTCCTGCTCGGTCCAAGTGAG GAAGCAGCTAAGATATTTGTGATGGAGGCTGATGATACAAATAATATTTCTCATGAG GTTGCACAGTATATTCACTTTGCCACGCCTGTTTTACAAGCGTTTCTTGATAAATATTGTGAAGAAGAGGAAAAGGAAGTggaaagaataaaacaaat TTACACGCTGTATCGACAGAAGTTACAAGAGAGACTTGCTGAAATATCCACTGCTGTATAA
- the LOC140946005 gene encoding ras association domain-containing protein 2-like isoform X3 yields MPSIYHENCGKPGPKSNAYIPPPEERVFKSRSAPNSPSLGERKYLFARASPRLTRALIQVSDKMTAAKNPKSGKVGRSKSFHGKAEQRNSLGKVWHPGCLRCEECGKRLNPGQHSEHRGIPYCNIPCYSLLFGPGGYGRGGTESYQYFADEKLTPAELDAVRNEIIPRLKEYNIFFEGRKALQLTSKEVGGRILLEGVLKVYWGLKAPVTLASHNLAYWRRRSQKEQNGLMRNTAGKNKDSVRSRTSSLEKILARRRISIYNSRNIPDAGDQRTILDFTVQSPEGRTTFIPPYGTSTNLRVTSRTRTREVVKMLMTKFQITNAPQNFNLYAVYDNGSIRQLQNDEFPLHCRLLLGPSEEAAKIFVMEADDTNNISHEVAQYIHFATPVLQAFLDKYCEEEEKEVERIKQIYTLYRQKLQERLAEISTAV; encoded by the exons ATGCCTTCTATTTATCACGAGAATTGTGGAAAACCAGGACCAAAGAGTAATGCTTATATTCCGCCGCCCGAGGAAAGAGTTTTTAAGTCTCGCAGCGCTCCCAACTCTCCATCATTGGGTGAACGCAAATACCTGTTTGCTCGCGCTTCGCCACGGCTAACAAGAGCGCTCATCCAGGTTTCTGATAAAATGACAGCTGCAAAGAACCCAAAGTCCGGCAAAGTTGGAAGAAGCAAGTCCTTTCACGGCAAAG CTGAGCAAAGGAACTCGCTTGGTAAAGTTTGGCACCCCGGTTGTTTGCGATGTGAAGAATGTGGCAAAAGATTAAACCCAGGTCAACATTCTGAG CACAGAGGCATTCCCTATTGCAACATTCCATGCTATAGTTTGCTGTTTGGTCCAGGAGGTTATGGTAGAGGAGGAACAGAATCTTATCAGTACTTTGCTGATGAGAAACTTACTCCAGCAGAGCTAGATGCCGTGAG GAATGAAATCATTCCCAGGTTAAAGGAATATAACATATTTTTCGAGGGAAGAAAAGCTCTGCAGTTAACAAGTAAAGAG GTTGGAGGTAGAATTCTTCTTGAGGGAGTCCTTAAGGTTTATTGGGGACTTAAGGCACCTGTCACTCTTGCTAGTCATAACTTGGCATACTGGCGAAGACGTTCACAGAAGGAGCAGAATGGATTGATGAGAAATACGGCAGGAAAGAACAAGGATTCTGTT AGATCAAGAACTAGCAGTCTGGAGAAGATTCTTGCCAGGCGTCGTATTTCAATTTACAACAGCAGGAATATTCCAGATGCTGGTGACCAAAGAACTATTCTAGATTTCACTGTTCAG TCTCCAGAAGGAAGGACAACATTTATTCCACCTTATGGCACTTCCACTAACCTTAGAGTAACAAGCAGAACAAGAACAAGAGAGGTCGTAAAGATGCTCATGACAAAATTTCAG ATAACGAATGCACCTCAGAACTTTAATCTCTATGCTGTGTATGACAATGGCT caaTCAGGCAACTACAGAATGATGAATTTCCGTTGCACTGCCGACTCCTGCTCGGTCCAAGTGAG GAAGCAGCTAAGATATTTGTGATGGAGGCTGATGATACAAATAATATTTCTCATGAG GTTGCACAGTATATTCACTTTGCCACGCCTGTTTTACAAGCGTTTCTTGATAAATATTGTGAAGAAGAGGAAAAGGAAGTggaaagaataaaacaaat TTACACGCTGTATCGACAGAAGTTACAAGAGAGACTTGCTGAAATATCCACTGCTGTATAA